GGCCATCATCCGGCGTTGCGCCGAGATTGTCGTCGCGTCCGGCCCGGATCCGTGACCACTGGGCCGTCGGGCGGCCGTCCAGCCGGAACTGGCCACCTTTGGAACCCCAATGCTGCGGCCAGCCCTCGGGCGAGTCCTCCCAGAACTCCTGCCGGCCGTAGACAGTCAGATCCAGTAGTCCGTACGACGGTGCCATCACTTCGTCGCCGCGGCCGGTGGTCCAGTAGGTCTCGTAGACCTCGTCACCGTCTCGGAGATAGCAGACCAGGATGCCGAAGTGCCGGCCTGCGACCAACGGATCCACGGACTCGAGCGGCACCGAGTACCAGGGAACCGTGTACCCCATGAAGTCGCGGTAGCGCGAGGCCTCCTCGTATGGTCCCTCGCAGAACGTTGCGTAGGTCACGTCCCGGGAGTGCAGGTAGGACAGCTCGTTGATGTGGGATGTGTTGAAGGTGCAGCCTTCGCACTGCTGGGCGGCTGGTCTGCCGATGTGCCACCTGTGGAAGTAGGCGATCAACTGGGACCGACCGTCGAAGACGTCGATCAACGGCACCGGCCCGTCGGCACCGATCAGCGCCGTGGTCGGATCGAGCTCGACCATGGGCAACCGGCGTCGCTCCGCGGCCAGTGCATC
The sequence above is a segment of the Euzebyales bacterium genome. Coding sequences within it:
- a CDS encoding DUF899 family protein, translating into MSEAATSNRPLPRVTDRATWQARIDELRGKEKAHTRVGDALAAERRRLPMVELDPTTALIGADGPVPLIDVFDGRSQLIAYFHRWHIGRPAAQQCEGCTFNTSHINELSYLHSRDVTYATFCEGPYEEASRYRDFMGYTVPWYSVPLESVDPLVAGRHFGILVCYLRDGDEVYETYWTTGRGDEVMAPSYGLLDLTVYGRQEFWEDSPEGWPQHWGSKGGQFRLDGRPTAQWSRIRAGRDDNLGATPDDGHSEPHCH